The sequence tgtctttatgCAGATGGAAGTTCATATTCATCTCCAAAGCAGAGTTGAACGAGAGCTCCACATTCTAGGTTCCCTTCACCCTGGCCCCTCCATACCTTGCCTTTGTGGAAGGTATTTGAGCTCCCCTCCTCCTCACATAAGACtttctggaggtgcctgggtgactcagtgggttaagaggccaactcttgatctcagctcaggttatgatctcacagtttctgaattTGAGCTGGGTTCTGTggtgatggctcagaacctgctagggattttgtctccttccctctgcccctcccccactcgcatgcttgcatgcactctctctctctctctctctcaaaataaattaaaaaaaaactaaaaaaaaaacaacttctcttGGTCTAggtccatttctttttctccacctgACTGGAAAGTGAAGGTGTGAGCTGAGCTTTAGAGTTCCCTGGGCCCAAACCCCTAAAGAGAGAACTCAACATTAAAGACTCCTGCCTTGGTGGGCCCACAGcactctatactttttttttttaagtaagctctatatcaaacatggggctcacaaccctgacatcaagagtcacatgctctaccaacggagccagccaggtgcccctcacagcaTTCTATTCTGATTCCATCAGAGATCCACTTGTCTTTACCTCCTCCTAGGCTGGGAGCTCTTtccagacagagacagagatttatCTGTCTCTTCAAGCCATATGCGCCCCACAGGAAAAATAAGAGGGACCCGGATGTGCTCCTTACACTCTTGCCTCCCTTCCTTTGAGGTTaccccagaccccactctgctccaaGTGCTTGGAGGATGATGGACAGGGGACTCCTTGGGTGACGCTCGGATGTGTCACGAGCAGCGTCTTCCCAATAGTGGAGACTTCACCGGCCTCATCCTGTCTCCCCTTAGCAATCCTCTGAGAAGGAGGAGGCTGCTTCTCAGCCAGTCCCAAAGCCTGAGTTGGGGTTAGGGAGAAGCGAAGCCACAGATCACATGCCTCCCTCGCCAGTTCTGGCCACAGCCCAGCTTCTCTTTAGCGTCTCTTTCCCCACTTGACTCCAGCCCACaaatccctgccttgttccttcCAACCATCACTCAGCCCCAAGGATGGCCCTGCAGGATGTGTGCAAGTGGCAGGCCCCCAACACCCAGGGACCATCACCTCACCTGCCTCAGCCTGGTGCCTGGGCTGTGCCCCCAGGCTGCGATCCTCAAACCTTCTTGCAGATCCACGGCCCCAGGCTGGCCCATGGCACCACCACCTTGGCCTTCCTCTTCCGGCATGGAGTCATCGCTGCTGCTGACACACGTTCCTCCTGCGGCAACTATGTGGAGTGTCCAACCTCACGCAAGATCATCCCTGTGCACCAGCACCTCCTGGGCACCACCTCCGGCACCTCGGCCGACTGTGCCGTATGGTACCGCGTGCTGCGACGGGAGCTGCGGCTTCGGGCACTGAGGGAGGGTCAGCTGCCCAGCGTGGCCGGTGCTGCCAAGCTCTTGTCGACCATGATGTCCTGCTACCGGGGCCTGGATCTGTGTGTGGCCACGGCCCTGTGTGGCTGGGACCGCTCTGGCCCTGCACTCTTCTATGTCTACAGTGACGGCACCCGCCTGCAAGGGAACATCTTCTCCGTGGGTTCTGGATCTCCCTATGCCTATGGCGTGCTAGACCGCGGCTACCGCTATGACATGACCCCCCAGGAAGCCTATGCCCTGGCTCGCTGTGCCGTGGCCCACGCCACCCACCGCGATGCCTACTCCGGGGGTTCTGTAGACCTTTTCCACGTGCGGGAGAGTGGATGGGAGTATGTGTCACGCAACGATGCCTGTGTGCTGTACTCGGAACTGCAGAAGCTTCCGGATCCagacaaggaaaaggaggaggaggccagCCGGGACCATCCGGAGCCCGCCAGCCCACACAGAGACTCTAGGATGCCCGCAGAGACTGAGATGCTGTGAGAAGCGGCAGGACTTGGAGGGGGCCTCAgcccagggagtggggggggggggatgggccaCCAGGGGAGCAGCCTCACAGCATCTGGCTCCCTCCTGTACGGGTTGCCAGCTCCATTTGTTCCAAGTCTCCATCCCTTTCTGCCTCCCAGTGCTATTGATGGCTCTGTCCAGCATGTTCCTATGGATGCCGGATGGATTGGTCCGGCGTCCTTCCCACCACCAAGTTCTCCTCTCAGCAAATACTCCTGTCATGTGCCTGCTGCACACCAGACACGGGGCTGGGGGCTAAACCCTCTTTCTCACCACCCTCTTTGCTGCTTTTCCCCACCAGATCCCTGCTCTCTTTTCTTCCCGTTCCTGTGCTCATCTCGGTTTCAGAGTTTATCACTGTCACCTTGTGAGGGGGGTGGCTGGAAGAGGAATAAGGTGGGGAGAGTCACCCAGAGCACCCAGGctaggggtggggcagggcaaaGTGGAGCCTGCGGTGGTGAGGAGGGTTTCTCCCAGCTGCTtcccctttgccccctccccGCTGCACGGGACTCTAATGACTACAGTTGCTGCTCCTTATTGAATGCGCTTCTCATGATAACTCGGAGGTAATAATTATCCTCaccttacagaagaggaaacaggttcaAAAGGTTATGTGACTTGCTGgggtcacacagtaagtggcagagagGAGGCTTGGATCCAGGCCTTCTGCTCCAGAGCCGATTCGGCACAGCATGTCCTCCCAGGTCCtctttcttgtcttctctctctgtccaaggCCCTGCAGGCCTCCGGGAattaagagaaagggagagagcagctGGGCCAAGCCCCTGCCTGGGGTGAATGAACCCAGAGGAGCCTGAGGGCCTGGAGGCCAGCCACCCCCATGACATACCGGGGCCTAGAGCCTTGGCCACCGTTTGCTCTGGTCTTTTGGCCTGTCTCTGTTGCTGCCAgacttctctcctctttcctctttcttctttcttccctctgccttctttccagCCTCTCCTTCCTGTCACTCTCTCTAGGGAATGAAGAAAAGA comes from Panthera tigris isolate Pti1 chromosome B3, P.tigris_Pti1_mat1.1, whole genome shotgun sequence and encodes:
- the PSMB11 gene encoding proteasome subunit beta type-11 is translated as MALQDVCKWQAPNTQGPSPHLPQPGAWAVPPGCDPQTFLQIHGPRLAHGTTTLAFLFRHGVIAAADTRSSCGNYVECPTSRKIIPVHQHLLGTTSGTSADCAVWYRVLRRELRLRALREGQLPSVAGAAKLLSTMMSCYRGLDLCVATALCGWDRSGPALFYVYSDGTRLQGNIFSVGSGSPYAYGVLDRGYRYDMTPQEAYALARCAVAHATHRDAYSGGSVDLFHVRESGWEYVSRNDACVLYSELQKLPDPDKEKEEEASRDHPEPASPHRDSRMPAETEML